Proteins from one Elgaria multicarinata webbii isolate HBS135686 ecotype San Diego chromosome 3, rElgMul1.1.pri, whole genome shotgun sequence genomic window:
- the LOC134396688 gene encoding uncharacterized protein LOC134396688 isoform X2, with protein sequence MAFLHFLTLCFLILMTSLEKLMGDKCVYEEDTATDDFRCKAGKQKAETMQLKHCPDVTGPDMVRFQCKVVVISEHGKNISIEWKNDNDIKEVTLQSCFANGSNCSVTTHINIRSGETAVVNGRISLNIIHNSFTLNINEVQIADQKEYMGRLYFEKGEGIMVIDLKVVALYPDLPIAMQNGTVGCTTSGGHLSSQVQETSETPKSKHVSVKNESGSFNISTLQYLASDLIYCCTLNNTISSDTVRIASENTTSLKMISDNIMKNSSIGIVMIILVLAAVIAVVLYRRKKTGVWQSCPIAYIKVAFTQDLSQLQRTNSTDDDV encoded by the exons ATGGCATTCCTTCATTTCCTAACTCTGTGCTTCCTTATACTGATGACTTCCTTAG AGAAACTGATGGGAGATAAATGTGTGTATGAGGAAGACACCGCGACTGATGATTTCAGATGTAAAGCAGGAAAGCAGAAAGCAGAGACGATGCAACTTAAGCACTGTCCAGATGTGACAGGACCTG ATATGGTCCGTTTCCAATGTAAAGTAGTCGTTATTTCAGAACATGGAAAAAACATTAGCATTGAATGGAAGAATGACAATGATATTAAAGAAGTGACATTGCAATCCTGCTTTGCCAATGGAAGCAATTGTTCTGTAACAACTCACATCAATATACGTTCTGGAGAAACTGCTGTTGTCAATGGAAGAATTTCACTGAATATTATTCATAATTCTTTCACACTGAATATCAACGAAGTACAAATAGCTGACCAAAAAGAATATATGGGCCGTCTTTATTTTGAGAAGGGAGAAGGAATAATGGTAATAGATTTAAAAGTTGTCG CACTATATCCTGACCTTCCCATCGCCATGCAGAATGGCACTGTTGGatgtacaacatctggagggcatctgtcAAGCCAGGTCCAGGAAACCAGCGAGACTCCCAAATCAAAACATGTTTCTGTGAAAAATGAGAGTGGCTCCTTTAACATCAGTACTCTCCAGTACCTTGCCAGTGATTTGATATACTGCTGCACTCTCAACAACACAATAAGCTCTGATACAG TTCGCATTGCATCTGAAAATACCACATCTCTAAAGATGATATCAGACAATATCATGAAGAACAGCTCCATTGGGATTGTGATGATCATCTTGGTTTTGGCTGCTGTTATTGCAGTGGTTTTGTACCGGAGAAAGAAGACAG GTGTCTGGCAAAGCTGTCCAATTGCTTATATCAAAGTTGCATTTACCCAGGATCTTTCCCAATTGCAG agAACAAATTCCACAGATGATGATGTGTGA
- the LOC134396688 gene encoding uncharacterized protein LOC134396688 isoform X1 has protein sequence MAFLHFLTLCFLILMTSLGDIQSEKLMGDKCVYEEDTATDDFRCKAGKQKAETMQLKHCPDVTGPDMVRFQCKVVVISEHGKNISIEWKNDNDIKEVTLQSCFANGSNCSVTTHINIRSGETAVVNGRISLNIIHNSFTLNINEVQIADQKEYMGRLYFEKGEGIMVIDLKVVALYPDLPIAMQNGTVGCTTSGGHLSSQVQETSETPKSKHVSVKNESGSFNISTLQYLASDLIYCCTLNNTISSDTVRIASENTTSLKMISDNIMKNSSIGIVMIILVLAAVIAVVLYRRKKTGVWQSCPIAYIKVAFTQDLSQLQRTNSTDDDV, from the exons ATGGCATTCCTTCATTTCCTAACTCTGTGCTTCCTTATACTGATGACTTCCTTAGGTGATATTCAAAGTG AGAAACTGATGGGAGATAAATGTGTGTATGAGGAAGACACCGCGACTGATGATTTCAGATGTAAAGCAGGAAAGCAGAAAGCAGAGACGATGCAACTTAAGCACTGTCCAGATGTGACAGGACCTG ATATGGTCCGTTTCCAATGTAAAGTAGTCGTTATTTCAGAACATGGAAAAAACATTAGCATTGAATGGAAGAATGACAATGATATTAAAGAAGTGACATTGCAATCCTGCTTTGCCAATGGAAGCAATTGTTCTGTAACAACTCACATCAATATACGTTCTGGAGAAACTGCTGTTGTCAATGGAAGAATTTCACTGAATATTATTCATAATTCTTTCACACTGAATATCAACGAAGTACAAATAGCTGACCAAAAAGAATATATGGGCCGTCTTTATTTTGAGAAGGGAGAAGGAATAATGGTAATAGATTTAAAAGTTGTCG CACTATATCCTGACCTTCCCATCGCCATGCAGAATGGCACTGTTGGatgtacaacatctggagggcatctgtcAAGCCAGGTCCAGGAAACCAGCGAGACTCCCAAATCAAAACATGTTTCTGTGAAAAATGAGAGTGGCTCCTTTAACATCAGTACTCTCCAGTACCTTGCCAGTGATTTGATATACTGCTGCACTCTCAACAACACAATAAGCTCTGATACAG TTCGCATTGCATCTGAAAATACCACATCTCTAAAGATGATATCAGACAATATCATGAAGAACAGCTCCATTGGGATTGTGATGATCATCTTGGTTTTGGCTGCTGTTATTGCAGTGGTTTTGTACCGGAGAAAGAAGACAG GTGTCTGGCAAAGCTGTCCAATTGCTTATATCAAAGTTGCATTTACCCAGGATCTTTCCCAATTGCAG agAACAAATTCCACAGATGATGATGTGTGA
- the LOC134394709 gene encoding uncharacterized protein LOC134394709, with protein sequence MHFTASTPTPFDLHWVRRSKFVLRQTIYFHVEKEFERDFCKMSWTLTMYFLFLLCTGTSVSKESMDRKELMVIIAEEMESANIICKFNHEIKSLYLKRTVGVVMHVLYAADRGKSKNEASEYKYRTEYFQLNNSMATIRLHKLKKSDSDVYVCQGTLRINNNEERKNSDSIILAVKEKEAAIAVNGSSVMKVTKSSSSSWMLYVFIFESLLLVLALGYVILSRIDIKKYCKKGKGKEEQSPVYEDMTYSLKCNAMAKPNLYNKE encoded by the exons ATGCACTTTACAGCCAGCACCCCCACTCCATTTGATTTACACTGGGTGCGAAGGAGCAAGTTTGTACTGCGACAGACCATCTACTTTCATGTAGAAAAAGAGTTTGAGAGAGACTTCTGCAAGATGTCCTGGACGCTCACCATGTATTTTCTCTTCCTGCTTTGCACTGGAACCTCAGTCTCAAAAG AAAGTATGGACAGAAAGGAGCTAATGGTTATCATTGCTGAGGAAATGGAGTCTGCAAATATTATTTGCAAGTTTAACCATGAGATCAAGTCACTGTATTTGAAACGAACTGTTGGAGTGGTCATGCACGTGCTGTATGCTGCAGATCGTGGTAAAAGTAAGAATGAAGCTTCTGAATATAAATATCGCACTGAATACTTTCAGCTGAATAATTCCATGGCAACAATAAGGCTGCATAAATTGAAGAAGAGTGACAGTGATGTATATGTGTGTCAAGGAACTCttcgaataaacaacaatgaggAGAGAAAGAATAGTGACAGCATCATATTGGCAGTGAAAGAGAAGGAAGCTGCCATAGCAGTGAACG GATCCTCAGTTATGAAGGTAACAAAGAGTTCCTCATCTTCCTGGATGCTGTATGTCTTTATCTTTGAGTCCCTGCTGTTGGTTTTGGCCCTGGGATATGTTATCCTATCTCGTATAGAT atCAAGAAATActgcaaaaaaggaaagggaaaggaagaacaaAGTCCAGTCTATGAAGACATGACTTACAGCCTGAAGTGCAACGCAATGGCTAAACCAAATCTGTACAATAAAGAATGA